A region of Bacillus cabrialesii DNA encodes the following proteins:
- the menB gene encoding 1,4-dihydroxy-2-naphthoyl-CoA synthase has product MAVEWKTERTYDEILYETYNGIAKITINRPEVHNAFTPKTVAEMIDAFARARDDQNVGVIVLAGAGDKAFCSGGDQKVRGHGGYVGDDQIPRLNVLDLQRLIRVIPKPVVAMVSGYAIGGGHVLHIVCDLTIAADNAIFGQTGPKVGSFDAGYGSGYLARIVGHKKAREIWYLCRQYNAQEALDMGLVNTVVPLEQLEEETIKWCEEMLEKSPTALRFLKAAFNADTDGLAGIQQFAGDATLLYYTTDEAKEGRDSFKEKRKPDFGQFPRFP; this is encoded by the coding sequence ATGGCTGTAGAATGGAAAACTGAACGGACATACGATGAAATATTGTATGAAACGTATAATGGTATTGCAAAAATAACAATCAACCGCCCTGAGGTACATAACGCGTTTACCCCCAAAACGGTTGCTGAAATGATTGATGCGTTTGCACGCGCGAGAGACGATCAAAATGTTGGAGTTATCGTGCTTGCCGGTGCCGGGGACAAAGCATTTTGTTCCGGCGGAGACCAAAAAGTGCGCGGCCACGGCGGATATGTAGGAGACGACCAAATTCCGCGTCTAAACGTACTGGATCTTCAGCGTTTAATCCGCGTCATTCCGAAACCGGTTGTTGCGATGGTATCTGGATATGCGATCGGCGGAGGCCATGTGCTTCATATCGTATGTGACTTGACAATCGCTGCTGACAACGCGATTTTCGGACAAACAGGTCCTAAAGTCGGAAGCTTTGACGCTGGCTACGGTTCTGGCTACCTTGCTCGAATCGTTGGACATAAAAAAGCCCGTGAAATCTGGTACCTGTGCCGTCAGTACAACGCACAGGAAGCGCTGGACATGGGTCTTGTCAACACAGTCGTTCCTTTGGAACAACTTGAAGAAGAAACGATTAAATGGTGTGAAGAAATGCTTGAAAAAAGCCCGACCGCACTTCGTTTTCTTAAAGCTGCGTTTAACGCGGATACAGATGGACTTGCTGGAATTCAGCAATTTGCAGGGGATGCTACCCTTCTTTACTACACGACTGATGAAGCAAAAGAAGGCCGTGATTCCTTTAAGGAAAAACGCAAACCTGATTTCGGACAGTTCCCTCGTTTCCCGTGA